In one window of Rutidosis leptorrhynchoides isolate AG116_Rl617_1_P2 unplaced genomic scaffold, CSIRO_AGI_Rlap_v1 contig299, whole genome shotgun sequence DNA:
- the LOC139882676 gene encoding WD-40 repeat-containing protein MSI4-like, producing MESPPPAAETPLPKKRGRKPNPKFESAASRSQSKMKDGKRSQHQQQSSVDDDYTQWKGIVPVLYDWLANHNLVWPSLSCRWGPQLDQGTYKNRQRLYLSEQTDGSVPNTLVIAVCDIVKSRVAASEHICQFNEETRSPFVKKYTTIIHPGEVNRIRELPQNSKIVATHTDSPEVLIWDVEAQPNRHAVLGDANSRPDLILKGHVDNAEFALAMCPTEPFVLSGGKDKTVVLWSIQDHISGGSIVKPDKADEGNNKTEDSPAVGPRGIYTGHEDTVEDVAFCPSSAQEFCSVGDDSCLILWDARVGTAPAIKVEKAHDADVHCVDWNKHNDNFILTGSADNTVRVFDRRNLTSDGGGSPVYKFEGHKAPVLCVQWSPDKASVFGSSAEDGLLNIWDYEKVGKPEDGASKASSGLFFQHAGHRDKVVDFHWDASDPWTIVSVSDDCETTGGGGTLQIWRMSDLIYRPKEEVLAELEKFKSHVVACTEKKA from the exons ATGGAGTCTCCACCACCAGCTGCTGAAACTCCCCTCCCCAAAAAGCGAGGTCGAAAACCTAATCCGAAATTTGAGTCTGCAGCGTCTCGATCACAGAGCAAGATGAAAGATGGAAAGAGATCTCAACACCAACAGCAATCTTCAGTCGACGATGACTACACTCAATGGAAGGGTATCGTCCCCGTCCTCTACGACTGGCTCGCCAACCATAACCTTGTCTGGCCTTCACTCTCTTGCAG GTGGGGTCCACAGCTAGACCAAGGTACTTACAAGAATCGTCAGAGGCTCTACCTCTCTGAACAG ACTGATGGTAGTGTTCCAAATACGCTGGTCATTGCTGTGTGTGATATTGTAAAATCAAGGGTTGCTGCTTCGGAGCACATATGTCAG TTTAATGAAGAAACACGCTCTCCATTTGTCAAGAAGTACACGACCATCATCCACCCTGGGGAG GTTAACAGAATCAGGGAACTTCCTCAGAACAGTAAGATTGTGGCCACTCACACTGACAGTCCTGAG GTTCTCATCTGGGATGTCGAAGCTCAACCAAATCGACATGCTGTTCTTGGGGATGCGAATTCTCGTCCCGATTTG ATTTTGAAAGGACATGTAGATAATGCCGAATTTGCCCTTGCTATGTGTCCAACCGAACCCTTTGTTCTCTCTGGAG GGAAGGATAAGACAGTGGTTTTGTGGAGTATTCAAGACCATATATCTGGTGGATCGATTGTTAAACCGGATAAGGCCGACGAAGGTAATAACAAAACTGAAGATAGTCCTGCTGTTGGTCCTCGTGGTATCTACACTGGTCATGAGGATACAGTGGAAGATGTGGCTTTCTGTCCATCCAG TGCTCAGGAGTTCTGTAGTGTTGGTGACGACTCTTGCCTTATATTGTGGGATGCTCGAGTAGGCACAGCCCCAGCTATTAAG GTTGAAAAGGCCCATGATGCTGATGTTCACTGCGTTGATTGGAATAAGCATAATGATAATTTTATCCTGACTGG GTCGGCAGATAACACAGTTCGCGTGTTTGATCGTCGTAATCTCACTTCTGATGGGGGTGGGTCACCGGTCTATAAGTTTGAGGGTCACAAGGCTCCAGTTCTTTGCGTCCAG TGGTCTCCGGACAAGGCATCCGTCTTTGGAAGTTCAGCCGAGGATGGACTCTTAAACATCTGGGATTATGAGAAG GTGGGCAAGCCAGAGGATGGTGCATCAAAAGCCTCAAGTGGATTATTTTTCCAGCATGCCGGACACAG GGACAAAGTGGTTGATTTTCACTGGGATGCATCTGATCCATGGACCATCGTCAGTGTATCTGACGATTGTGAGACTACCGGTGGAGGTGGAACTCTGCAGATATGGCGCATGAGCGATTTGATCTACCGTCCTAAAGAAGAGGTTCTGGCTGAGTTGGAGAAATTCAAATCACATGTTGTTGCATGCACTGAGAAGAAAGCATGA
- the LOC139882668 gene encoding uncharacterized protein: protein MMKAPKPITSPVPDAWYPTLTVIMLAIGLVITASFFIYEATVSRRNRSLAKELTTGAIASVFLGFGFLFLLLSCGVYV from the exons ATGATGAAGGCACCAAAACCAATCACGAGCCCAGTCCCCGATGCGTGGTACCCAACCCTAACTGTGATCATGCTCGCTATCGGACTCGTCATCACCGCCTCCTTCTTCAT CTATGAAGCAACTGTTTCAAGGAGAAATCGGAGTCTTGCCAAGGAGCTTACAACAGGGGCGATTGCATCTGTCTTCTTG GGTTTTGGGTTCTTGTTCTTGCTGCTTTCATGCGGTGTTTATGTTTAA
- the LOC139882675 gene encoding protein AGENET DOMAIN (AGD)-CONTAINING P1: MAPTFQPGDRVEICSQEDGFQGSYLAATVISRKPNGSYLVQYSKLVDEYDERIPLREVVRSDEVRPISPRSLPLSASEHLTKVDAYDKDAWWVGEITGKKGSMFIVYFDLYNCEIAYPITHLKPHKEFVNGKWIYSPS, encoded by the coding sequence ATGGCACCAACTTTTCAACCTGGCGATCGAGTCGAAATTTGCAGCCAAGAAGACGGTTTCCAAGGTTCCTACTTAGCAGCGACAGTAATTTCTCGAAAGCCAAACGGGTCTTATCTAGTACAGTACAGCAAGCTTGTAGACGAATACGACGAGAGAATCCCTTTACGTGAAGTTGTTCGATCCGACGAGGTTCGTCCGATATCGCCAAGATCTTTACCTTTGTCTGCCTCTGAACATTTGACCAAAGTCGACGCTTACGACAAAGATGCATGGTGGGTCGGCGAGATTACCGGCAAGAAAGGGTCGATGTTTATTGTTTACTTCGATCTCTACAATTGCGAGATTGCTTACCCGATTACTCATCTCAAGCCTCATAAAGAATTCGTCAACGGAAAATGGATCTACTCCCCATCATAG
- the LOC139882670 gene encoding beta-galactosidase-like isoform X3: protein MLLFCSSLAFLVQASVTYDHKSIIIDGKRKILISGSIHYPRSTPEMWPDLIQKAKDGGLDVIQTYVFWNGHEPSPGKYYFEDRYDLVKFIKVVQQAGLYLHLRIGPYVCAEWNFGGFPVWLKYVPGMEFRTDNGPFKAAMQKFTEKIVGMMKEEKLFQTQGGPIILSQIENEYGPVEWEIGAPGKAYTKWAAQMAVGLDTGVPWIMCKQEDTPDPLIDTCNGFYCENFEPNRKTKPKMWTEAWTGWYTEFGAGVPYRPAEDMAYSVARFIQNRGSFINYYMYHGGTNFGRTSGGPFIATSYDYDAPIDEFGLIREPKWGHLRDLHKAIKLCEPSLVSADPTVTKLGNNQEAHVFQSKSSCAAFLANYDPKSTATVKFANSQYYLPAWSVSILPDCKTEVYNTARVRISFDYLYMMPSGSEFDWQSYNEETASADDTDASTMFGLWEQINVTRDATDYLWYMTDVNIGANEGFLKNGQNPQLTVMSAGHVLHVFVNGKLAATAFGGLSNPKLTFSENIKLNAGVNKISLLSVSMGLPNVGVHYETWNAGVLGPVTLKGLDEGERDLSKQKWSYKVGLKGESLGVNTLTGSSSVEWVEGSLVATNQPLTWYKVTFNAPAGNEPLALDMSSMSKGQIWVNGQSVGRYYPSYTARGKCYDCDYAGIYSGTKCLSKCGEASQKWYHVPRSWVKPSGNVLTVFEEMGGDPSGISLVKRTTGSVCADVYDSQPTLDSLENKAAKPKAHLSCPQGQKITEIKFASYGWPKGRCGYFSEGSCHAHKSYDAFQKNCVGQQSCSVTVAPEVFGGDPCPNSIKKLSVEALCN from the exons ATGTTATTGTTCTGTTCTTCATTGGCTTTCTTAGTACAAGCCTCTGTAACATACGATCATAAATCGATTATCATTGATGGAAAACGGAAGATTCTTATATCCGGTTCAATTCACTATCCACGAAGCACTCCTGAG ATGTGGCCTGATCTTATTCAGAAAGCTAAAGATGGAGGGTTGGATGTtattcaaacttatgtcttttggaACGGTCACGAGCCTTCTCCTGGCAAA TATTATTTTGAGGATAGGTACGATCTCGTGAAGTTCATAAAAGTAGTGCAGCAAGCAGGTCTTTATCTTCATCTTCGGATTGGTCCGTACGTCTGTGCTGAATGGAATTTTGG AGGATTCCCTGTTTGGCTGAAGTATGTTCCTGGTATGGAATTTAGAACAGAcaatggaccattcaag GCGGCGATGCAGAAATTTACGGAGAAAATTGTAGGCATGATGAAGGAAGAAAAATTATTTCAAACTCAAGGGGGTCCAATAATTCTTTCTCAG ATAGAAAATGAATATGGACCGGTTGAATGGGAAATTGGCGCACCAGGGAAAGCTTATACGAAATGGGCAGCTCAAATGGCTGTGGGTCTCGACACAGGTGTCCCATGGATTATGTGCAAGCAAGAAGACACTCCTGATCCACTT ATTGACACCTGCAATGGATTCTACTGTGAAAACTTCGAACCAAACCGAAAAACCAAACCCAAAATGTGGACCGAAGCCTGGACCGGCTG GTATACTGAATTTGGTGCTGGAGTTCCTTATAGACCAGCAGAAGACATGGCATATTCAGTTGCAAGGTTCATACAAAACCGtggatcatttattaattactacaTG TACCATGGAGGAACCAACTTTGGCCGAACATCTGGCGGTCCTTTCATCGCAACTAGTTATGATTATGATGCCCCTATTGATGAATTTG GATTAATAAGGGAACCAAAGTGGGGACATTTGAGAGATTTGCATAAAGCCATCAAGCTCTGTGAACCTTCCCTAGTTTCTGCCGACCCTACAGTGACCAAACTTGGTAACAATCAAGAG GCTCATGTGTTCCAGTCTAAGTCCAGTTGTGCGGCATTCCTTGCAAATTATGATCCGAAATCTACAGCAACGGTTAAATTTGCTAACTCACAATATTATCTCCCAGCATGGTCTGTCAGCATTCTTCCAGACTGCAAGACTGAAGTTTACAATACAGCGAGGGTAAGGATCAGTTTcgactattt ATATATGATGCCTTCTGGTAGTGAATTCGATTGGCAATCATACAATGAAGAGACGGCATCAGCCGATGATACCGATGCCAGTACCATGTTTGGACTGTGGGAGCAAATCAATGTCACTAGGGATGCTACAGACTATTTGTGGTACATGACAGA TGTCAATATAGGTGCTAATGAAGGATTTCTCAAGAATGGACAAAATCCTCAGCTCACAGTTATGTCGGCTGGCCATGTTTTGCATGTTTTCGTCAACGGTAAACTGGCAG CAACTGCATTTGGGGGATTATCGAATCCTAAACTAACATTCAGCGAAAACATAAAATTGAATGCTGGCGTTAACAAGATATCTTTATTAAGTGTTTCCATGGGCTTGCCG AATGTTGGCGTGCATTATGAAACATGGAATGCTGGAGTTCTAGGACCTGTCACTTTGAAAGGGCTCGACGAAGGTGAAAGAGACTTGTCGAAGCAAAAATGGTCTTACAAAGTTGGTCTAAAAGGAGAATCATTAGGCGTTAACACTCTTACAGGAAGTTCCTCTGTTGAGTGGGTGGAAGGGTCTTTAGTTGCCACAAACCAGCCTTTGACGTGGTACAAG GTGACATTCAATGCCCCTGCAGGAAATGAACCATTGGCCTTGGATATGAGTAGTATGAGCAAAGGTCAAATCTGGGTCAATGGTCAGAGTGTTGGAAGATATTACCCTTCATACACAGCTCGTGGTAAATGTTACGACTGCGATTACGCTGGAATTTATTCCGGGACGAAATGCCTAAGTAAATGCGGCGAGGCATCCCAGAAATGGTACCATGTCCCACGCTCATGGGTGAAACCGAGTGGTAACGTTCTCACCGTTTTTGAAGAGATGGGAGGAGATCCTTCCGGAATTTCTCTGGTGAAAAGAACGACTGGAAGTGTCTGTGCTGATGTTTATGATTCTCAGCCGACGTTAGATAGCTTGGAAAACAAGGCAGCTAAACCTAAAGCACATTTAAGTTGTCCTCAAGGGCAAAAGATTACAGAAATTAAGTTTGCAAGCTACGGATGGCCTAAGGGAAGGTGTGGCTACTTTTCCGAAGGGAGTTGCCATGCTCACAAGTCCTATGATGCATTTCAAAAG AATTGTGTGGGACAACAGTCTTGCTCAGTGACAGTGGCTCCTGAAGTTTTTGGAGGGGATCCATGTCCGAATAGCATAAAGAAACTTTCAGTTGAAGCTCTCTGCAACTAA
- the LOC139882670 gene encoding beta-galactosidase-like isoform X1 yields the protein MKKKNLIFDSSTMSKTNVFLLFMLLFCSSLAFLVQASVTYDHKSIIIDGKRKILISGSIHYPRSTPEMWPDLIQKAKDGGLDVIQTYVFWNGHEPSPGKYYFEDRYDLVKFIKVVQQAGLYLHLRIGPYVCAEWNFGGFPVWLKYVPGMEFRTDNGPFKAAMQKFTEKIVGMMKEEKLFQTQGGPIILSQIENEYGPVEWEIGAPGKAYTKWAAQMAVGLDTGVPWIMCKQEDTPDPLIDTCNGFYCENFEPNRKTKPKMWTEAWTGWYTEFGAGVPYRPAEDMAYSVARFIQNRGSFINYYMYHGGTNFGRTSGGPFIATSYDYDAPIDEFGLIREPKWGHLRDLHKAIKLCEPSLVSADPTVTKLGNNQEAHVFQSKSSCAAFLANYDPKSTATVKFANSQYYLPAWSVSILPDCKTEVYNTARLGAQSAVRYMMPSGSEFDWQSYNEETASADDTDASTMFGLWEQINVTRDATDYLWYMTDVNIGANEGFLKNGQNPQLTVMSAGHVLHVFVNGKLAATAFGGLSNPKLTFSENIKLNAGVNKISLLSVSMGLPNVGVHYETWNAGVLGPVTLKGLDEGERDLSKQKWSYKVGLKGESLGVNTLTGSSSVEWVEGSLVATNQPLTWYKVTFNAPAGNEPLALDMSSMSKGQIWVNGQSVGRYYPSYTARGKCYDCDYAGIYSGTKCLSKCGEASQKWYHVPRSWVKPSGNVLTVFEEMGGDPSGISLVKRTTGSVCADVYDSQPTLDSLENKAAKPKAHLSCPQGQKITEIKFASYGWPKGRCGYFSEGSCHAHKSYDAFQKVYMVRKDLLQNCVGQQSCSVTVAPEVFGGDPCPNSIKKLSVEALCN from the exons atgaaaaagaaaaatctAATCTTTGATTCTTCAACCATGAGCAAAACAAATGTCTTTTTGTTGTTCATGTTATTGTTCTGTTCTTCATTGGCTTTCTTAGTACAAGCCTCTGTAACATACGATCATAAATCGATTATCATTGATGGAAAACGGAAGATTCTTATATCCGGTTCAATTCACTATCCACGAAGCACTCCTGAG ATGTGGCCTGATCTTATTCAGAAAGCTAAAGATGGAGGGTTGGATGTtattcaaacttatgtcttttggaACGGTCACGAGCCTTCTCCTGGCAAA TATTATTTTGAGGATAGGTACGATCTCGTGAAGTTCATAAAAGTAGTGCAGCAAGCAGGTCTTTATCTTCATCTTCGGATTGGTCCGTACGTCTGTGCTGAATGGAATTTTGG AGGATTCCCTGTTTGGCTGAAGTATGTTCCTGGTATGGAATTTAGAACAGAcaatggaccattcaag GCGGCGATGCAGAAATTTACGGAGAAAATTGTAGGCATGATGAAGGAAGAAAAATTATTTCAAACTCAAGGGGGTCCAATAATTCTTTCTCAG ATAGAAAATGAATATGGACCGGTTGAATGGGAAATTGGCGCACCAGGGAAAGCTTATACGAAATGGGCAGCTCAAATGGCTGTGGGTCTCGACACAGGTGTCCCATGGATTATGTGCAAGCAAGAAGACACTCCTGATCCACTT ATTGACACCTGCAATGGATTCTACTGTGAAAACTTCGAACCAAACCGAAAAACCAAACCCAAAATGTGGACCGAAGCCTGGACCGGCTG GTATACTGAATTTGGTGCTGGAGTTCCTTATAGACCAGCAGAAGACATGGCATATTCAGTTGCAAGGTTCATACAAAACCGtggatcatttattaattactacaTG TACCATGGAGGAACCAACTTTGGCCGAACATCTGGCGGTCCTTTCATCGCAACTAGTTATGATTATGATGCCCCTATTGATGAATTTG GATTAATAAGGGAACCAAAGTGGGGACATTTGAGAGATTTGCATAAAGCCATCAAGCTCTGTGAACCTTCCCTAGTTTCTGCCGACCCTACAGTGACCAAACTTGGTAACAATCAAGAG GCTCATGTGTTCCAGTCTAAGTCCAGTTGTGCGGCATTCCTTGCAAATTATGATCCGAAATCTACAGCAACGGTTAAATTTGCTAACTCACAATATTATCTCCCAGCATGGTCTGTCAGCATTCTTCCAGACTGCAAGACTGAAGTTTACAATACAGCGAGG TTAGGAGCTCAGAGTGCAGTGAGATATATGATGCCTTCTGGTAGTGAATTCGATTGGCAATCATACAATGAAGAGACGGCATCAGCCGATGATACCGATGCCAGTACCATGTTTGGACTGTGGGAGCAAATCAATGTCACTAGGGATGCTACAGACTATTTGTGGTACATGACAGA TGTCAATATAGGTGCTAATGAAGGATTTCTCAAGAATGGACAAAATCCTCAGCTCACAGTTATGTCGGCTGGCCATGTTTTGCATGTTTTCGTCAACGGTAAACTGGCAG CAACTGCATTTGGGGGATTATCGAATCCTAAACTAACATTCAGCGAAAACATAAAATTGAATGCTGGCGTTAACAAGATATCTTTATTAAGTGTTTCCATGGGCTTGCCG AATGTTGGCGTGCATTATGAAACATGGAATGCTGGAGTTCTAGGACCTGTCACTTTGAAAGGGCTCGACGAAGGTGAAAGAGACTTGTCGAAGCAAAAATGGTCTTACAAAGTTGGTCTAAAAGGAGAATCATTAGGCGTTAACACTCTTACAGGAAGTTCCTCTGTTGAGTGGGTGGAAGGGTCTTTAGTTGCCACAAACCAGCCTTTGACGTGGTACAAG GTGACATTCAATGCCCCTGCAGGAAATGAACCATTGGCCTTGGATATGAGTAGTATGAGCAAAGGTCAAATCTGGGTCAATGGTCAGAGTGTTGGAAGATATTACCCTTCATACACAGCTCGTGGTAAATGTTACGACTGCGATTACGCTGGAATTTATTCCGGGACGAAATGCCTAAGTAAATGCGGCGAGGCATCCCAGAAATGGTACCATGTCCCACGCTCATGGGTGAAACCGAGTGGTAACGTTCTCACCGTTTTTGAAGAGATGGGAGGAGATCCTTCCGGAATTTCTCTGGTGAAAAGAACGACTGGAAGTGTCTGTGCTGATGTTTATGATTCTCAGCCGACGTTAGATAGCTTGGAAAACAAGGCAGCTAAACCTAAAGCACATTTAAGTTGTCCTCAAGGGCAAAAGATTACAGAAATTAAGTTTGCAAGCTACGGATGGCCTAAGGGAAGGTGTGGCTACTTTTCCGAAGGGAGTTGCCATGCTCACAAGTCCTATGATGCATTTCAAAAGGTATATATGGTTCGGAAGG ATCTTTTACAGAATTGTGTGGGACAACAGTCTTGCTCAGTGACAGTGGCTCCTGAAGTTTTTGGAGGGGATCCATGTCCGAATAGCATAAAGAAACTTTCAGTTGAAGCTCTCTGCAACTAA
- the LOC139882670 gene encoding beta-galactosidase-like isoform X2 → MKKKNLIFDSSTMSKTNVFLLFMLLFCSSLAFLVQASVTYDHKSIIIDGKRKILISGSIHYPRSTPEMWPDLIQKAKDGGLDVIQTYVFWNGHEPSPGKYYFEDRYDLVKFIKVVQQAGLYLHLRIGPYVCAEWNFGGFPVWLKYVPGMEFRTDNGPFKAAMQKFTEKIVGMMKEEKLFQTQGGPIILSQIENEYGPVEWEIGAPGKAYTKWAAQMAVGLDTGVPWIMCKQEDTPDPLIDTCNGFYCENFEPNRKTKPKMWTEAWTGWYTEFGAGVPYRPAEDMAYSVARFIQNRGSFINYYMYHGGTNFGRTSGGPFIATSYDYDAPIDEFGLIREPKWGHLRDLHKAIKLCEPSLVSADPTVTKLGNNQEAHVFQSKSSCAAFLANYDPKSTATVKFANSQYYLPAWSVSILPDCKTEVYNTARLGAQSAVRYMMPSGSEFDWQSYNEETASADDTDASTMFGLWEQINVTRDATDYLWYMTDVNIGANEGFLKNGQNPQLTVMSAGHVLHVFVNGKLAATAFGGLSNPKLTFSENIKLNAGVNKISLLSVSMGLPNVGVHYETWNAGVLGPVTLKGLDEGERDLSKQKWSYKVGLKGESLGVNTLTGSSSVEWVEGSLVATNQPLTWYKVTFNAPAGNEPLALDMSSMSKGQIWVNGQSVGRYYPSYTARGKCYDCDYAGIYSGTKCLSKCGEASQKWYHVPRSWVKPSGNVLTVFEEMGGDPSGISLVKRTTGSVCADVYDSQPTLDSLENKAAKPKAHLSCPQGQKITEIKFASYGWPKGRCGYFSEGSCHAHKSYDAFQKNCVGQQSCSVTVAPEVFGGDPCPNSIKKLSVEALCN, encoded by the exons atgaaaaagaaaaatctAATCTTTGATTCTTCAACCATGAGCAAAACAAATGTCTTTTTGTTGTTCATGTTATTGTTCTGTTCTTCATTGGCTTTCTTAGTACAAGCCTCTGTAACATACGATCATAAATCGATTATCATTGATGGAAAACGGAAGATTCTTATATCCGGTTCAATTCACTATCCACGAAGCACTCCTGAG ATGTGGCCTGATCTTATTCAGAAAGCTAAAGATGGAGGGTTGGATGTtattcaaacttatgtcttttggaACGGTCACGAGCCTTCTCCTGGCAAA TATTATTTTGAGGATAGGTACGATCTCGTGAAGTTCATAAAAGTAGTGCAGCAAGCAGGTCTTTATCTTCATCTTCGGATTGGTCCGTACGTCTGTGCTGAATGGAATTTTGG AGGATTCCCTGTTTGGCTGAAGTATGTTCCTGGTATGGAATTTAGAACAGAcaatggaccattcaag GCGGCGATGCAGAAATTTACGGAGAAAATTGTAGGCATGATGAAGGAAGAAAAATTATTTCAAACTCAAGGGGGTCCAATAATTCTTTCTCAG ATAGAAAATGAATATGGACCGGTTGAATGGGAAATTGGCGCACCAGGGAAAGCTTATACGAAATGGGCAGCTCAAATGGCTGTGGGTCTCGACACAGGTGTCCCATGGATTATGTGCAAGCAAGAAGACACTCCTGATCCACTT ATTGACACCTGCAATGGATTCTACTGTGAAAACTTCGAACCAAACCGAAAAACCAAACCCAAAATGTGGACCGAAGCCTGGACCGGCTG GTATACTGAATTTGGTGCTGGAGTTCCTTATAGACCAGCAGAAGACATGGCATATTCAGTTGCAAGGTTCATACAAAACCGtggatcatttattaattactacaTG TACCATGGAGGAACCAACTTTGGCCGAACATCTGGCGGTCCTTTCATCGCAACTAGTTATGATTATGATGCCCCTATTGATGAATTTG GATTAATAAGGGAACCAAAGTGGGGACATTTGAGAGATTTGCATAAAGCCATCAAGCTCTGTGAACCTTCCCTAGTTTCTGCCGACCCTACAGTGACCAAACTTGGTAACAATCAAGAG GCTCATGTGTTCCAGTCTAAGTCCAGTTGTGCGGCATTCCTTGCAAATTATGATCCGAAATCTACAGCAACGGTTAAATTTGCTAACTCACAATATTATCTCCCAGCATGGTCTGTCAGCATTCTTCCAGACTGCAAGACTGAAGTTTACAATACAGCGAGG TTAGGAGCTCAGAGTGCAGTGAGATATATGATGCCTTCTGGTAGTGAATTCGATTGGCAATCATACAATGAAGAGACGGCATCAGCCGATGATACCGATGCCAGTACCATGTTTGGACTGTGGGAGCAAATCAATGTCACTAGGGATGCTACAGACTATTTGTGGTACATGACAGA TGTCAATATAGGTGCTAATGAAGGATTTCTCAAGAATGGACAAAATCCTCAGCTCACAGTTATGTCGGCTGGCCATGTTTTGCATGTTTTCGTCAACGGTAAACTGGCAG CAACTGCATTTGGGGGATTATCGAATCCTAAACTAACATTCAGCGAAAACATAAAATTGAATGCTGGCGTTAACAAGATATCTTTATTAAGTGTTTCCATGGGCTTGCCG AATGTTGGCGTGCATTATGAAACATGGAATGCTGGAGTTCTAGGACCTGTCACTTTGAAAGGGCTCGACGAAGGTGAAAGAGACTTGTCGAAGCAAAAATGGTCTTACAAAGTTGGTCTAAAAGGAGAATCATTAGGCGTTAACACTCTTACAGGAAGTTCCTCTGTTGAGTGGGTGGAAGGGTCTTTAGTTGCCACAAACCAGCCTTTGACGTGGTACAAG GTGACATTCAATGCCCCTGCAGGAAATGAACCATTGGCCTTGGATATGAGTAGTATGAGCAAAGGTCAAATCTGGGTCAATGGTCAGAGTGTTGGAAGATATTACCCTTCATACACAGCTCGTGGTAAATGTTACGACTGCGATTACGCTGGAATTTATTCCGGGACGAAATGCCTAAGTAAATGCGGCGAGGCATCCCAGAAATGGTACCATGTCCCACGCTCATGGGTGAAACCGAGTGGTAACGTTCTCACCGTTTTTGAAGAGATGGGAGGAGATCCTTCCGGAATTTCTCTGGTGAAAAGAACGACTGGAAGTGTCTGTGCTGATGTTTATGATTCTCAGCCGACGTTAGATAGCTTGGAAAACAAGGCAGCTAAACCTAAAGCACATTTAAGTTGTCCTCAAGGGCAAAAGATTACAGAAATTAAGTTTGCAAGCTACGGATGGCCTAAGGGAAGGTGTGGCTACTTTTCCGAAGGGAGTTGCCATGCTCACAAGTCCTATGATGCATTTCAAAAG AATTGTGTGGGACAACAGTCTTGCTCAGTGACAGTGGCTCCTGAAGTTTTTGGAGGGGATCCATGTCCGAATAGCATAAAGAAACTTTCAGTTGAAGCTCTCTGCAACTAA